From the genome of Pseudomonas bubulae:
TTAGACACTTGAAGCAGCAAGAATGCCCTGTCCACCTCCTCCACCCCGTTCGATTCGATAATGACCAGTGCCTTGCCAGCACTATCCAGAGCACTCTGCCACTGCCCGAACCGGTTAAAAGTCAACGCACATAAATAAAGGCTCCGCTCATGGTTCAACCAGGTTCCAAACTGCATCCAGAGCCGCTCACACACAACAGCCGCATCCATGATGACGTTTCGATGGGACAGCTCGTCACCCTGAAGGCGGGGGTCATCAATCAGCTTGGAAATAATATTATTCAAGGCCGCCGCCGCACCTTTACCCACCAGTGAATTCGACGGCTTACCCAGCAGGTCGACGCACCCTTCCACTGCGTTAACCGACTGAGCGATATCCACAGAACCTTGCAAACTTTGTACGCATAGCAAACCAACATGCGCCTTGGCCTCTATCAAAGAAGCGCCTGTAAGTTCGGCATATTCAAGTTCGGCAGCAAACGCATGCACAGGATGTGCAGAGCAATAGGCCGCACAGGCCAAAAACTTGAAATAAATAGCGGAGCCTTCCCACCTATTGCATAAAAGCAAGTCAAAAGCCGCGACCCAATCAGAAAGCAACTCTCCAACCACATGATTGACCAGCCAGATAAAAGTATTCTTCTCTTGATCAGTCAAATCACTAAAAACAATAGACTTCAATAAAACAGCCGCCAACCCTGGATCTTCATCATGAATATCCAGGACTCTTTCCAAACTGGACATGCAAGCACCTGACTTATAATAAAACGGCCTCTGACACCGCACAAACAACTCCATGTATTACACCGACCACAGACCTGATCGCACCCAACAGGACATCAACTTAGAAGAGCATTACACCACTGTCAATTAAAAACCAACAAGCCCATAGTTGGGCACTCACATTGCAAACGCATTATTTCAGTGCATACCTTGCATAAGACTTTGGCCTATTCACGTCTATAGCGAGGTTATTTCGGTGCCGCGAGCGCACCAAAAACCATCCCGGGCTTCTGGTGCACTCAGTTGGGGCTTGCTGTTACTTATCCAGGCTCACCCCGTAGAACGGTGTCAGCCCAAAGGGGCTGATTTTGAAATCAGTCACTTCCTTGCGCAGGGGCTGGAAAACCGTCGAGTTCGCAATGGGTGTAATCGGAACTTGCTCCTTGAGGATCTTCTGCGCCTCTTGATACAACTTGATGCGTTGTTCGCGGTCGCTGCTGAGTTTGGCTTGCTGCACCAGCTTGTCATAGTCTGGGTTGCACCATTTGGCGTAGTTGCTGCCCTTGACCGCCGCGCAGCTGTAGAGCACGCCGAGCCAGTTATCCGGGTCGCCGTTGTCGCCCGTCCAGCCGTAAATCATCACGTCGTGCTCGCCGTTCTTGGCGCGCTTGATGTACTCGCCCCACTCGTAGCTAACGATATTGGCCTTGATGCCGACCTTGGCCCAATCCTGCTGGATGATTTGTGCCGACATACGCGCGTTCGGGTTGGAGGCGCGTTGAACGGTCATCGCCCACAGGTTGATAGTGGTCCCTGGTGCAACCCCAGCTTCTTTTAAAAGCTGCCGGGCCTTGACCGGGTCGTAGGTGGCATCCTTGATTGTCGGGTCATAAGACCACTGCGCAGGTGGCAAGGCGTTCTGCGCCAATTGCCCTGCGCTCTGGTACACGGCCTTGATGATTGCCGGCTTGTCGATGGCCATGTCCAGGGCCTGACGCACCTTGAGTTGGTCCAGCGGCGGATGTGTCACGTTGTAAGCCAGAAACCCCAGGTTGAACCCGGCTTGCTGCAGCACTCGCAAGTTGGGATCCTGCTTCATCACTTCGATATCCGCCGGTCGCGGGTAACCGCTGACCTGGCACTCCCCGGCTTTGAGTTTCTGCAGGCGCGACGCCGCGTCAGGGGTGATGGCAAAAACCAGGTTGTCGAGTTTCACATCCTCGGGCTTCCAGTACTGTTTGTTGCCGACGTAACGAATCTGCGAGTCCTTCTGATAGCGCTTGAACACAAACGGCCCGGTGCCCACCGGTTTCTGATTGATCTCTTCAGCCTTGCCCTGCTTGAGCAGTTGGGCTCCGTATTCGGCGGACTGCACCGAGGCGAAGCTCATGGCCAGGTTTTGCACAAAGGCGGCATCAACGTTATTGAGGTTGAAACGCACGGTTCGGTCGTCGAGCTTGTCGACGCTCTTGATCGTGGTGTTCAAGCCCATATCGGTGAAATAGGGCGATTCGGACGGGTAAGCCTTGCGGAACGGACTCTGGGCATCCAGCAGGCGATCGAAAGTAAACAACACGTCATCCGCGTTGAAATTCCGGGTCGGGGTGAAGAAATCGGTGGTATGGAACTTGACGCCATCGCGCAGGTGGAAGGTGTAGGTCAGGCCGTCATTGGAGACATCCCAGCGGGTGGCCAGGCCAGGTTCGACTTCAGTACTACCCCGTTTGAACTGGATCAGGCGGTTGAATACGGTTTCGGCGGAGGCATCAAAATCGGTACCGCTGGTGTACTGGCTGGGGTCAAAGCCGGCGGGGCTGGCTTCGGAGCAGTAAACCAGCGTGCTGGCGGCGTGGGCCATTGGCATGAACGCCAGGAGGCCGGCGACGAGAAGGAGCGGTTTGAAGGCGATTCTATCCATGGAGACCCTTGAAGTTGCAGACATAAATATGCGCCTAGACGAAACCGGCACCCACCGAGATTAACGTCGTTGCCGAACATCAGATAGCGGAAACCTGAATTATTGGAGAACGGACGGCATACACGCCTGCAGAACTTCGAAATCAAGGGCGATAGAGTCGCCTCAGCGCCCTGGACACCTCCAGCCCCGAAAAAACAGCGGCCAGGCTCATTTCGCTGTATGTACAGCACAGGAGCCTTGAGTGGGCGGGAAGTTGGCGCACCCGGCTTTTGGCCCCGTATTTTATTTCGTGCCTGATGCTTCCTTGCCACAGGCTTTCAGCGCGATCAGGCTGATCATTGGTTGAGCATGCGCTTGGTCAAGTCGGGCTCTATGGACACCCTAAATCACACCGCCGGCGAGGCGGGTGACTTGTAATAAATAAACCCCTCGAACTGTTTCAGTCGTGCACTTTCAAGCGTAGGAATTCCTCTGAATAATCCACCATCGGGCTGCACACCCTCATGACCGCTTAGACCTGAACATGCCAATACCAGCCCTTGTATCCCCCTGCATACTTTAAACAGACGCCGCACAGGCCACTGCTTAGCGATGGCGCTGAGTGTTCTGTATCGCAAATCGTACAGGACACAATTAACAGCGGGCGCGGCAAAGTGCAGACAACAAACACCTTTATTCTGCAAGTGTGCCGCACCCACTTGAATAGTGACCCATCGAAACTTAATACATATTTGTCAAGACCACACCCGTAAAGTAATTACATCCGCCGCCGGATTCATCCAGAAGAGACACTTGCTGGCCTGTCAGCTTCGACAGGGACAGCATATTAAGCAGTGCATAACCTGTGGGATCATTCAGATTGCGCTCCCCATGAACTGCCCACCAGCGCGTTCCGGTCGAAGTTAACATTACGCTGATCCCATTGCCGCTGTCGTAGTTACCTGCCCCTATATGTATTTGCTTCACCGTGCCCTGCGCGCACTTTATATCCCGACTCACACCCATCAAGCCAGGCTCTTCGGCAAAAGCATTGACACTCAACACCAACAACAAGGCTGCAAGACGCATGCTCATACTCCTCAACGTTTATAGCTCATCATGGTTAATAATGGAGGTACTGCTGTTATAAACAGACTCCAGGGTAAACATTATTGCTGGAATATCTTGCTTCAGATCCGAACGCGACGCAGCCAGGCACGCCCCGACCATCGGGATCATGCCCAACCAGGTAGGCCTTCTTTCTCGTGGGGCTTCACCGTTGAAATAGGGCCTGTTCGTGGCTCGGGTATTATCGGCCACATAACGGGGGTTAACCTGAGCAGTTGAAACTTGCAACTCACCGTCGACAACAATATAGGACTCCACATCCCTGATATTTTGAGTAGGAATGAGGGTCGGCGTTATATATTCATTGGCTGCCCGTGAGGGATGGTAGTTCAAGGGGGTGATCGGGACTTGCGGGTTGTTGTCATGCAATGTCCGCAATGAGGCCTCGGCATTGAAGAAGTTGCTGTCCGGCCTGACGCGATAAAGATAAATACGCTGACCGGGTTGGGCAAAAGCCCTGGCAGCTGCGGCAGTGCGAATGAACTGAAAGTTTGCCGCGGTTGAGACAAAGCCTGAATCTCGCTGCCCCTGTTGCCTGTTGACGCATGACTCGCCGGTCACATGGTCATGAACATTAAAGTTACTACCCCAGGCCTGGAAACCAGCGTGAAATATCAGCTGTTCCGGCCGGGTATCCATTCGCCATACCGTACCTGGTGGCTCGGCCCATGAATAAGGAGCCTTTAATATAACTGTCACAAAAACCCATAGCAAAACCCCCAGCGTCTTCATGATCCCGCCCCCCGATAATTAAAGAAATGCCTGCAAAGCACACGCACTTAATTAATTTTACCGAAAAACAAATTACCCGCTATTCATTATGAGCCCCCACAGAACCATAATAAACTCAAAATATTGCATGACTGACCCCATACTTTTAATTACCCCCCACGCAGCACCTCGGCGTACAGAATCTCTATGACTGTTTCGTTAAAGTAGCAGGGCTACGTTCAATATTTAATTTAAAGCACAGACTGTGCGTGCTGGAACTCAAGCTCAAGACACCGCAGTACGTCGATGACCGCGGCAAACTACCCTTTTGCCTTGTGCTCATGCCCAAGAAGACGAGGCTCCCACCAACAACATCTCGTATCACCACAGCGCGTGTCGGTTGCGCTGGACGACCTTTAGTCTGAGTTTGATTGGCCGCGGCTTCCAAGAAGCATATGGGTATATGGCTGGCCAGCTCGAAGTCATGACGCTTCCTGCTCCTGCTTGCCAACCCGCTGATGCGCAGCTACTGTCAGCTCCATGAATCAATTACGAGTTGCCTTGACCACGACTACCACGACCGCCGAAGGCGGGTCGTGAGAGGTATCGTGAGGCCATAACGCACGAACTTCAAAGGCCCGCCAGTGATGGTAAGGGCCTTTTCTTTTGCCCTTGTGTCACTGGCCAAAACGCAAGGAAAAGCCCCATGTATGCACTGTTGATTCTTGATATGCAGGTAGGATTGGTGCATGGCCCGGACAAGCCATGGGCTGGCGAGGCCCTGTTGGACACATTGAACACGTTGCTGGATAAAGCCCGGAGCGCAGGTGCCCCGGTCTTTCTCGCCCGCCATGTCGGCCCTACCGGCTCACCGATTGAACCGGGAAGCCCGTTGACCCAACTGATACCGGAACTGGTGCTACAGGGCAACGAAGTGATTTTCGAGAAAAACCGCCCCAACGCCTTTGCCAGGACAAACCTGGCCGACCAGCTACAGGCTCTTGGTGTTGAGGGTGTGGTCATCACGGGCATGAAAACCCAATATTGTGTCGACAGCACCTGCCGCGCGGCACGAGACCTTGGGTTCGACGCAGTACTGATTGCCGATGGCCATACCTGCAGTGACACCCCTGCGTTGAAGGCACAGCAGATTATCGCTCATCACAATGCAACCCTGGCGGGGCCATTCTGTCGTGTCATCAACGCTGAGGACTGGGGGTTTTAGTCTCGGTCGACAGATCAGGCTGATCCAGGCTGATCCAGGCTGATCTGTTGCTAAAACAATGAGGCACAGAGGTAAAAATCGAGCGCTAATACCTGTCGAGGCCGGCTGCTTTCAAGACCTCTATGGAGAAATACAGCACGTGGCCTGTAGGCCACGTGCTATGTGGGAGTATTTTTCTTCCAGGCCGGTGTTTTTTTCAACTAAAAATCTATGGGGCAGTTGAATCAAGATCGAATTTCACGATATTGATCTCACCATCAACTTTAAACAATGAAATATTGTGAAACCCATAAATAACCCCATCAACTTTTAGTTTGACCCGATCATCTAAAACCTCGCGAACAGCTGCAGAGCTTTTTGTAACAAGGAATGGGGCGGTCTTCTTTGCTTCCTGAAGCGCTTCTTCATCGCCAGGTTGAAGATTCATCAGGAAATACCTATAGACAACTGGCACCGTAGCGCCACCAGAATCATATAAGACCTCATAGATGGCCCCGCCATGGCCAACATTTGTAACTGAAGTAATCTTGACAGGATTAGGTCTGCCTGGAGCAGACATATATATGTACAAAGCTTGCCCAAGACAAACAAAAAACAAACTCCAAACAACCCACTTAATACCCCTTCGACTTCGCATAATCTATTCCTGCTTTAATCCATACTTGATCAACAGGATCATCGCCGTAAGGAGCCTCTGACCACCATTTATCGAATTCTGCCTGAGAAGTCCCAGCTAAGGACTGTGCAGCACCAGCTGCTCTTAAAAGTACCGTTTCAGAAATCCCAGCTGCCGTACCAACAGCACCATAATTAAAATTGCCGAAGCTCTCATACTGAGGCTGGCCTTTTTTGTAATCCCACTCGCCCTTGTTTCTGACTTGGGTGTAAAACCAGCTGAGCAAAAAACCTCTACCTTTAATACTAAAGTATGCTTTTTGGCTTTTCGCAAATTCTAGGTTCTCATCTAAAGAGACGCCGGGTGGAGCGCTAGGATACTGTTTATGTCTGGCTTGCTCTTTCGCATCGCGCAGATTTGTCGCTTTAGCCACCTCTATGAGAGCCAATTTCTGCTGCTTTTCTTTCAAGCGTCGGGCCGTTTCTGAATAGACCTCAGACAACCTGGCAAATTCATACCTCTGTGCCCAATCAAGAAGTTTAGGTGTATTAACTATGACCCTCATCTTCCCGGCCTGAGTAAAACTCCCCGCACTTGGTCTTTTTTGAAGCTTGTACATCACTGCCGTCCCCAGAACCTTTAGAAGCCTTAACCTTTCTATCAGCCTCATTCTCTTTAGCCATATATAGTGTTACCAGGATATTTTTCTCTCTTGTGATTATTTTTCTTGACGTGGATACATCCATAGGCATATTTAGCCCGCCTGCACCCTTGATTTCCTGGTCAATCTCAAAATCTATGGCCGCAATATTATCTTTGTGCTGCATATCAAATCTATATGCATTATCAAAAATCCATTGAGTTACATTCTCAAGCGCCCTTATCAATAGACCGAGTATATCATGCATATAATCTGGCATCATAGACTCTCTCGATGTGCCAGGAATGGAGAAGTCTATTATTCTCCCCACAACAGATATCGGACCAAGCTCTAATGGCATATTCATACTCCTTATGAATCAATCCAGACTTTATATTATTCATCGAACTCCCTACTCATACAAATTTATAAAGTCACAACATATGTTCAGACCGAAATTTTAGTGACGAGTTTTTTTGTACGCATAATACGAAATGGCGCCTTCATGAGTTCATGGCAATAACGGCTCTCAAGTATATTGAATACTTTGCTTTCGTAGGCAAAACGAAAGCAGGTGAGGTACACGGGTATGCTGGTAACGGGGACTGTTTACATACGGGTTGTGAAAATTGTGAACGCTACCTGTTAAATCGGCGAAAAGTGCACAGCTAAAAAGCACTTTCCCTCCGACTAAAACACAGCCGTTAAAAACGCTGGATCGGGCTCTAAAATTGCCCCAGATGCGGACACGGTCTGAAGCTATGCGAAAACGACGAGCTCGGTGCAGCGCCCTTCCCCACCCCCCAGAAACGACAAAGCCCGCCAAAAGGCGGGCTCTGCGGTGTAGCAATATGGCGGAGGCGATGGGATTCGAACTCATGGACCTGTTACAGTCGACGGTTTTCAAGACCGTTGCCTTAAACCACTCGGCCACACCTCCTATACGTTGTTTCGGGCGCCATAATACCTGAATGAAACACGTTGTCAAACTCTCTTGATCGCTTGTTTCAGAGCCTCTGCTATGATCTTTGCTACTTAACATTTCTAAACACAGGAGTATCGCCATGCGCGAACAGGATTACGCAGTTAATAGCAGCGTGCAGGCCGAGCAGCTAGAGGTTAGCCGCGTCCTGCGCAATACGTACGGTTTGCTGGCCCTCACCCTGGCTTTCAGCGGTGTGATGGCTTATGTCTCGCAGCAGCTGCGGGTCGGCTATCCCAATATTTTCGTTGTGCTGATCGGGTTCTACGGCCTGTTCTTCTTGACCAACAAGCTGCGTGATTCGGCATGGGGCCTGGTTTCTGCCTTTGCCCTTACCGGTTTCATGGGCTTCTTGCTGGGCCCTATTCTCAACCGTTACCTGGGCATGCAGGGCGGCGCCGAGGTGGTCAGTTCTGCCTTTGCCATGACGGCTCTGGTATTTGGCGGCCTGTCTGCCTATGTATTGATCACTCGCAAGGACATGAGCTTCCTCGGCGGTTTCATCACTGCCGGTTTCTTTGTTCTGCTGGGCGCTACGCTGGCGAGCTTCTTCTTCCAGATCAGCGGCCTGCAGTTGGCTATCAGCGCCGGTTTTGTACTGTTCTCGTCGGTCTGCATTCTGTTCCAGACCAGCGCCATCATTCATGGCGGCGAGCGCAACTACATCATGGCTACCATCAGCCTGTATGTATCGATCTACAACCTGTTTATCAGCCTGCTGCAAATTTTCGGCATCATGAGCCGCGACGACTGATCAACAACCGCTATACAAAAGCCCGCTTCGGCGGGCTTTTTGTTGTCTGCCACAAGCATCTTTGGGCATCTGGCTTTATCATTGCCCCAGATTTGCCGACAGAGCCCACCATGAAATTCGCCATTGCCCTTTATTCAGCGGCCCATGCCCCCTCCTCCCGTCGAGCCTTGCGCTTTGCCGAGGCAGCGCTGGCAGGCGGCCATGAAATTGTCCGTTTGTTCTTCTATCAGGACGGTGTTCATATTGCCTCGAGCAATATCGTCACGCCGCAAGACGAGCAGGACCTTGCGCAACAATGGGCAACTTTTGTCAGCCAGCACCAACTCGATGGTGTGGTCTGTATTGCCGCTGCCTTGCGCCGCGGTGTACTCAATGAAGACGAGTCCGCACGCTATCAGCGGCCCGGGGTCAATGTTCATGCACCCTGGGAGTTGTCCGGACTGGGCCAATTGCACGATGCCATTCAATCGGCCGATCGATTGATCTGTTTCGGGGGACCTTGAAATGCCCAAGTCACTATTGATTATCAGCCGTCAGGCACCGTGGTCGGGGCCCGGCGCCAAAGAAGCACTGGATATCGTGCTGGCAGGCGGTGCATTTGATTTGCCGATTGCCCTGCTGTTTATGGATGACGGTATTTTTCAGCTGCTGGCGACTCAAAATGCCGCAGCCATCCAGCAGAAGAATCTAACGGCCAATCTGCAGGCCCTGTCCATGTTCGGCGTTGACGATCTGTTTGCCTGCAACCACAGCCTTGACGAACGCGGCATCTCAACCGAGGGGCTTGCGGCAATTGATGTGCAGCCCTTGTCGACTGAAGCTGTCCGCGCTCTTATTGACCGTTATGACCAAGTGATCACCCTCTGATGTCGACTCTACATGTTGTGAGCCACTCACCATTTTCTGACATACGCCTGAGCAGCTGTCTTCGCGTGTTAGGCAGCGACGATGCCCTTTTGCTCTGTGGCGACGCGGTGTATGCCCTGCAGCTTCAAGGCACTGCTCTCACAGCCCTGACTGGAAAAACCGTATTTATCCTTGAAGAGGACTTGCAGGCACGCAACCTGGAATGTCCGCCATGGGCGGCCTGCGTTGATTACCCGGCTTTCGTCGAGCTGTCGATTCGTTACGACAAGGTCAACAGCTGGCTATGAATACGCTCACCCTCAACGGTAAAAATATCGAGCTGGACAAGGACGGTTATCTGCTCGATCTCAACGACTGGTCCGCTGATGTTGCTCAGGCACTGGCGGCGCAGGCAGGTATTGAGTTGAGCGCCGAACACTGGGAAATCCTCGAGTTGTTGCGCAGCTTTTATCAGGAGTTCGAGCTATCGCCTGCCACTCGCCCTCTGATCAAGTACACGGCACTCAAATTGGGTCCAGAAAAGGGCAATAGCCTGCATCTCAACCGACTGTTTAACGGCACCCCTGCCAAACTCGCCGCCAAGCTGGCGGGCCTGCCCAAACCGACCAATTGCCTATGAACACTCCCGCTGCGCTGACACTTGAAACTCCCGCCGAACACCCTTTTGCGCAATTTGTACGCATCCTGGGCAAAGGCAAACGGGGTGCCCGCAACCTGACTCGGGAAGAAGCCCGCGAAGCCATGGGCATGCTGCTTGACGACAAGGCAGAAGACACGCAACTGGGCGCCTTCCTCATGTTGCTGCGGCATAAAGAAGAAAGCGCAGAGGAAATGGCCGGTTTTACCGAGGCCGTCAGGGAGCGACTGACACCTCCCGCGATC
Proteins encoded in this window:
- a CDS encoding ABC transporter substrate-binding protein, yielding MDRIAFKPLLLVAGLLAFMPMAHAASTLVYCSEASPAGFDPSQYTSGTDFDASAETVFNRLIQFKRGSTEVEPGLATRWDVSNDGLTYTFHLRDGVKFHTTDFFTPTRNFNADDVLFTFDRLLDAQSPFRKAYPSESPYFTDMGLNTTIKSVDKLDDRTVRFNLNNVDAAFVQNLAMSFASVQSAEYGAQLLKQGKAEEINQKPVGTGPFVFKRYQKDSQIRYVGNKQYWKPEDVKLDNLVFAITPDAASRLQKLKAGECQVSGYPRPADIEVMKQDPNLRVLQQAGFNLGFLAYNVTHPPLDQLKVRQALDMAIDKPAIIKAVYQSAGQLAQNALPPAQWSYDPTIKDATYDPVKARQLLKEAGVAPGTTINLWAMTVQRASNPNARMSAQIIQQDWAKVGIKANIVSYEWGEYIKRAKNGEHDVMIYGWTGDNGDPDNWLGVLYSCAAVKGSNYAKWCNPDYDKLVQQAKLSSDREQRIKLYQEAQKILKEQVPITPIANSTVFQPLRKEVTDFKISPFGLTPFYGVSLDK
- a CDS encoding cysteine hydrolase family protein, whose amino-acid sequence is MYALLILDMQVGLVHGPDKPWAGEALLDTLNTLLDKARSAGAPVFLARHVGPTGSPIEPGSPLTQLIPELVLQGNEVIFEKNRPNAFARTNLADQLQALGVEGVVITGMKTQYCVDSTCRAARDLGFDAVLIADGHTCSDTPALKAQQIIAHHNATLAGPFCRVINAEDWGF
- a CDS encoding polymorphic toxin type 44 domain-containing protein, with the protein product MYKLQKRPSAGSFTQAGKMRVIVNTPKLLDWAQRYEFARLSEVYSETARRLKEKQQKLALIEVAKATNLRDAKEQARHKQYPSAPPGVSLDENLEFAKSQKAYFSIKGRGFLLSWFYTQVRNKGEWDYKKGQPQYESFGNFNYGAVGTAAGISETVLLRAAGAAQSLAGTSQAEFDKWWSEAPYGDDPVDQVWIKAGIDYAKSKGY
- a CDS encoding Bax inhibitor-1/YccA family protein gives rise to the protein MREQDYAVNSSVQAEQLEVSRVLRNTYGLLALTLAFSGVMAYVSQQLRVGYPNIFVVLIGFYGLFFLTNKLRDSAWGLVSAFALTGFMGFLLGPILNRYLGMQGGAEVVSSAFAMTALVFGGLSAYVLITRKDMSFLGGFITAGFFVLLGATLASFFFQISGLQLAISAGFVLFSSVCILFQTSAIIHGGERNYIMATISLYVSIYNLFISLLQIFGIMSRDD
- the tusD gene encoding sulfurtransferase complex subunit TusD, yielding MKFAIALYSAAHAPSSRRALRFAEAALAGGHEIVRLFFYQDGVHIASSNIVTPQDEQDLAQQWATFVSQHQLDGVVCIAAALRRGVLNEDESARYQRPGVNVHAPWELSGLGQLHDAIQSADRLICFGGP
- the tusC gene encoding sulfurtransferase complex subunit TusC, coding for MPKSLLIISRQAPWSGPGAKEALDIVLAGGAFDLPIALLFMDDGIFQLLATQNAAAIQQKNLTANLQALSMFGVDDLFACNHSLDERGISTEGLAAIDVQPLSTEAVRALIDRYDQVITL
- the tusB gene encoding sulfurtransferase complex subunit TusB, with protein sequence MSTLHVVSHSPFSDIRLSSCLRVLGSDDALLLCGDAVYALQLQGTALTALTGKTVFILEEDLQARNLECPPWAACVDYPAFVELSIRYDKVNSWL
- a CDS encoding TusE/DsrC/DsvC family sulfur relay protein, with translation MNTLTLNGKNIELDKDGYLLDLNDWSADVAQALAAQAGIELSAEHWEILELLRSFYQEFELSPATRPLIKYTALKLGPEKGNSLHLNRLFNGTPAKLAAKLAGLPKPTNCL